TCATCACGGGCCGGCACACCCATCACGGGCCGGCACACCCCCCACGGTCCTTACTTTGAGGATGCTGTTCTCATGCTGGAGCTGCGAGATGTGCAGCCTCATGGCGGAGATCTGCTGGAGCAGCAGCGGTGAGTCCTTCACCAGCCCCGGACCTGGCAAGGCGCCTGGAgcctgcccaggagtggccccTGTCAATGTCACAGAATGTCATCAGTCCTGGCTGCAGAGGTTGAAAACTGGCTCTTCCCTCACACCTCCACTTCTGAAGGCACATGGGAAAAGCCTCGTGCTGTCCCCCGTCCCAGTGCCCAAGGCCTTGGTAAACCCCAGCCGGGGCAGAGTCTACCTCGCTGTTGTTCTTCTGTGTGCAGGAGCCCGcggggaagcagaaagagagagaggggattaGACAATGTGGGGGCGCAGGACGCAACAGAGGAACTCTGGACACAACATGCAGAAGAGCCTCTTCGTCACCACCAAGCCTCCTCTCTAACCCTGCTCTGCCACTGGTGAGAGCAGACATGTGAAAGAGGGCAAAACCCATGAGGAAATGGCGCAGACCCGCTGAGGGACCACGAGACCCTGACATCAGGCAAGGCTCGACATTTCAGCAGTGTGGCAGGTCCAGCAGGGAGTTTCTAGAGTCTAACTTGGTCGTTACTCTGACTTTACTGGCAGTCTTGGTAACATGCTACTTTACTCAGTGGGTCTCCAAACCTATCTTCATGGCAAGAGAAAACAAGTGTGTTCTTGGCTGAACACCTGGGGTACAGGCACCTGAAGTcaaactgaggccagaagagaggacaGTCAGTCTCCCTAGGCCAATGCCACCTGTACACTGTACTCACCACCAGCAATGCCAGAGACCAGGGTAGCAATGCCTGAGGGAGGGGGACCCCGAAGCCCTTCAATTGTGCGCTTGGACTGGCTGTTCAGCCGCTGCTTtagctctgccttctctgcctccaactGGTCAATGTCAGCCTGGAGTGCATCCATTGTCTCCTCAAAGTCTCTGTgatagagaacctgggttcaggcATGTTCCTCACAGCCCCACATGACTTTCCACCCTGCCAGCAGGCCCTTAATGCAACCCCAGCGACGCAGTAGTGTGTGCTAGGAAGTCACACTACAAGGAAGAAGTCTCTAGTGACAGAAAGTGGCAGGTAGGAGGGATGGGTGGAGGATGGGGCCCAGGGATGGTGCTGACTTCTCCTTCTTTCGCAGCAGGGTCTGAGTCTCCTCCAGCCGAGTCTGGACTTTCTCAATGCGCTCATCTGCATCCTTGGCAGCGCTGTCCAGCTTCTTCTCCAGGAGGCTCAGCCGCACGTTGGCCTCACTCAGCTCCTCTCCCTGCACAAAGTAACACTTCTAGCTCCCCAACATCCTCCCCAAAGCCCCAGGACTGGGTTAGGCCATGGGATGTGGGGCTCCCTCCCCAGTGACCCCTAGCTGCAGGCTCCATTTCTTTCCTCAACTCCCACACCACCTTGATCCCCACTGCCAGCACCTGCTGCTGCCCAGGCCTGCCACACCTCCCACCTTAACTATTTAATCaattatgttatgtgtatggtgttttgacTACACGTGTGTacgtctgtgtgccatgtgtgtacctggtgccctcagagaccagaagagggcattggctctCCTAGGactagagttaaagatggttgagagtcaccatgtgggtgctgggaatcaaatcagggtcccttgaagagcagccagtgctcttagccatagatccatctctccagtcctccgcACCTTAATCTTGAGAGACTTCTTTAACTCCTTGATAACTGTCTCTCTATCTTCAAGCTTCAAGCCCAGACCTTCAGCATCTGTGATCTCCGCACGCAGGGCTGCAGCCCGAAGTTCAACTGGAGGAGGCTAAAAGACAGAGTGGgtcagagatggaggcagaggaaagaagatggagtgGGTCAGagggtggaggctggggaggaggatGGAGTGGGTCAGAGGGTGGAGGCTGGGGANNNNNNNNNNNNNNNNNNNNNNNNNNNNNNNNNNNNNNNNNNNNNNNNNNNNNNNNNNNNNNNNNNNNNNNNNNNNNNNNNNNNNNNNNNNNNNNNNNNNNNNNNNNNNNNNNNNNNNNNNNNNNNNNNNNNNNNNNNNNNNNNNNNNNNNNNNNNNNNNNNNNNNNNNNNNNNNNNNNNNNNNNNNNNNNNNNNNNNNNNNNNNNNNNNNNNNNNNNNNNNNNNNNNNNNNNNNNNNNNNNNNNNNNNNNNNNNNNNNNNNNNNNNNNNNNNNNNNNNNNNNNNNNNNNNNNNNNNNNNNNNNNNNNNNNNNNNNNNNNNNNNNNNNNNNNNNNNNNNNNNNNNNNNNNNNNNNNNNNNNNNNNNNNNNNNNNNNNNNNNNNNNNNNNNNNNNNNNNNNNNNNNNNNNNNNNNNNNNNNNNNNNNNNNNNNNNNNNNNNNNNNNNNNNNNNNNNNNNNNNNNNNNNNNNNNNNNNNNNNNNNNNNNNNNNNNNNNNNNNNNNNNNNNNNNNNNNNNNNNNNNNNNNNNNNNNNNNNNNNNNNNNNNNNNNNNNNcattacagatggttgtgagccaccatgtggttgctggaaattgaactcaggacctctggaagagcagtcagtgctcttaacctctgagccatctctccagcccccatctcttccttttaAAGACATCCAATCACAGGCAAATCATCCTGACTTCTAGGCAGGATGCTCCTCCTCCTAGACTCCTCACCCTCCACAACCAGGGCAGCTCTGCAAGCCGCACTTCTGCAGGCCCCTGGGTCCCCAGAAACCTCCACCCACCTTGCTGGGGGGCCGCTCTGCGTCGTACTCGCCCTCCTGCATGGCTGTGGCCAGCTTGTTCATTGTGCTGATAAGGATGGTGCAAGATTGGCGCAGGCACTCGTAGGGGCTGCTGGAGGGGCTCCCGTAGATCTGCAAGAGCCAGGGGCACGTGTAAAAGGCTCGCAGTGGTCACTGCCTCCTCAAGCCCCACAGCCCGAGGTTCCAGGCCAACCTGCTCGCTTGCTTTGAAAGCCAGCTCCTCCAGTGCAGCCACAGGCAGCCCCTCATTCTCTGCCAGGGGGGCAATAAGCTGGGCAGCTGCAGCCGCCACCTCCTGCAGAACAGCCACCACCCACGTCAAGTGCTTCCTGCAGTCAAGGAGTGTGTCGGACACCTGTGTGACAGGCTGGAGTCAGGAGCCCACCCAGTACAGCACGACAGCTCCTAGCTTCCCAGTCTAGATCTCTATGTGATAGTCCCgaccctcccccccactcccccacacccccccAACCCTGTTTCtgctcagcttccttccctcACAATCTCAGCCCTAAACCTGTGATCCAAAGGCCAGTGCTGCTGGGATCCCCGGAGCATCTGTCCCTGGCATTCGCCTTCGGATCTTCTTGCAGAACTGGCGGATGTCACTGCAGGATGTTTCCAGGTCTCGGAGAAGAAGGGCAATATCTGTTGCCTCCTGCCCACCCTACACACGAAAAGGAAACAGGCAGAGCCAAGTTAGCACTGGCACTAGGAGAAGTAGGGGAGGGAAAGAATCTTCAAATCCAGATGTGCCTCACCTGCAGGAAGGCACGCAGCCGCACCACCTCCACACTCATACAGTCCAGGGCACTCTGGGTGAACTGTGCAGAAAGAAACATGTGGTCTTAGCCTCTAATGTGAGCTCCTCTGCCCCATCACTGTCTCTGAGGAGACCCCACCTTCTGATGACTGTACACATGGGTCCTGGACCTTCGCTGACCTCGTGACTGAtttcctcccccatccctacAGCAATATTAATCACTGATCTACATGTCACCTTGATGTGGTCAGCCAGCTGCATGGTGGAATCCTCCGGCTGCTCAGCAAGATGGATGCTGTACAGATGCTGAGGaggatgacagagagagagactttagcCTATGGAAGGGCAAGGGCTAAGGGACTGTCCTCGTCCCAAACTAGAGTTTGAACCCTGGATACTGTGGTCTTCAGAGGAACAAACTTTCCCCACCTCCAGGTAGCTACATCACAAGACAAATTCACATCAGAGCAaaggagaactgggattggtggtGTAGAGCCAtaaccctagcactggagaggccaAGACAAAAGCATTGGAGTTCAAGGCAACCTGAGCTACAGTGAAAGGCTGTCTTATATAAAAACATGAGTGAAATAGCTCAATAGTAAAGACACTTGCTCCCAAGGCGCGCAACCAGAGTTCAATCCGCAAGACCCATATGGGGAAGGAAAGCAGTAACTCCCTCATGCTATTCTATGACCTCTACATGTACACCACGGCATGggatacacatgcatgcatgcatgcacatatactacacacaacagtcgtttgtttgttttttaaatccaggcatgatggcataGATCTATTATCCCGGCAtttgggatggaggcaggaggatcaggaattcaaagttatctttggctatgtagcaagtttaaggccagcctgggttacatgagacccagtctcaaaaagaactaaacaaaaaaactagTCCTACCTCCTCCAACAACAAACCtaccccaaacaacaacaaaaacaaaaccagagcaaACTGGGTCTCAAGCAGCCAACCACAGACATAAAACCCTGTATACTCTGGCAATAACTCCCCTTAGGTAGATGTCCCCTCCTGCCCTGACACTTCCCCAAGCCTGAGTTCTGGACCCAGACCTGGTAATACTTGATGGCCTTGGTGAGGGGCTCCACGTTGACAGTTTCATCCAGCtggtccttgtgcagcagctcGATGAGGAAATCCAGGGAGCGTTCGTGGGCACTCATCTCGGGGTAGAGGCTGCCCACCTTCTTATACACGTCCACACTGCACTGGGAGAGGGCATGCTCGTAGCGGTGCAGTGTGGCCTGCAGCAGACTCAGTGAGTATACCAGCCCAGCAGCAAAGCTCAGCTGCTCCCCAGCAGCTCCGCGAAGCCCAGGCCGCTCTGAACAGTTCTCACTGAGGTCAAACTTCTCCTGGGCCTGCTTCCGGATGAGCTCTGCCTGTAGGAAGATCAGGGTACTGGGCTGGGAGTAGAGGACAAAGGACACAGACCCAGCAACCCATGGCACAGTTAAACAACCATGTGGAGGGTACGAATACACAGGAGGAGCAGCAGAAACCACTCTAGACGGCAAGGGACTGAGATGAGCAGGGTCACGATGCCAGGAGCTTGTAAGTGCCCAGGAGAATGGAGGGAAGTAGAACCAGGTGACTTAAAGCTGCTGCTCTTACAATCTGGCTGGACTAGTACCCTGCCATTTAACCCCTAGCTAACTCCTGGCCACCTCTGGTCTAGCTTAAATGTTATTCCTTCAACAACCTTCACCTGAAACTCCCTCACAAGAAGGCCACTTCTCTCTTCTGAACAGTTTCTCCTATCTGGAGGGGATTGGTTTCAGACCCCTCCTGTATACACTAGCACATGATGTCTGTGTACCTCATGCCAAATGCACAAGATCTGCATGTAAACCACGTGCACACTCTGGTATATGTTAAAGTTCCTCTGAGTTACTGATGCTACCTAACACAAGCTATACCGGATTGTTTAGGAAACCATGATAAAACAATTATACAAGGTTCTTCTCCAGGTATTTCTGATCCACAGTTGGGAATGTGGCAGCTGGCTCTGTACTCACTGAGATCTTGCTACCCGAGCATACCCCACTACCTTGTAAGCTCTGAGGACAGATGGTGCCTGCTGCCTTCCTCTCACACCCTCGATGCCTGGCTCACAGCAAGCGTTAACAGGTTCCACCACACGTGTGACTGACTGGTCATACCTTGCAAATGAGACGAGGCATAAGTAGCAGCACCAGGACACAGTCATGGTCTCCTCCTGGCCGAAGGAAGCTGTCAGGCATGAAGGCCGTCAGCAGGGACATGTGCCGGTTGGCCTGGGCCACCTCCATCTGTCTCAACTCCATCTCAATTGCCTGTAAGGtggacagggaggaggagggctcTCAGCCTGGATGGGAAGCTGTAGAACCACCATGCTTGCTTCACCAGGCCCTTTGTTTCTAGGATAAGCCCAGGCCGGAATTCTTCCACAACTAGCACATAAAGCACCCCGAGTCCATAACCCCATACCATGTCAGCCCCTAGCTATCCCCAGGTTGGGCTCTTTAACACCCCTGACTTCAGGGCCCGGGTTCTGACCTTGGCATGAGCCTTGGTCTCAGCAAACTTGATTTTGAAATCAAAAGTCTCTGGAGGTGGCTGCTGTTGTCTCTCCACAGACGCCTCCTGCTGGTTCGTCAGCTCCCGATTGACATCCTGCGAGCAGACAGTGAAGCACAGTGGGTCCTGGAGCCCTAGTGTGACCGTGAGCTGAGAGCAGGGGCTAGGCAGGCACCTGTAGGTGTGCAGTCAACTGGCGGTACTTCTTGATAGTTTGCTGATAGTCCGCAACTGTCTCCTGGGCGGCTTCCACACGCTTCTGGGCCTCCCGTACTCGGGCGCCTGCCATGTCCAGCTGCTCCCGCAGCTCCAGCTCTGTCTCCCGTGCGTTCTCCTGCAGCTCATCGTTCATCTCGTTCATTGCTTCCTGGATGCCAAAGAGTTGGGGAGGGCAAAGACAGGGTCAGGATGCTCAAAGGTTAAGGGTCTGATGTCAGTCTCTCTCTCAGAAGATCCCTTCCAAATACTCTCCGACAGGAATAGGAATCAAGGACCTGCTTTTCTCTTACCAAATCCCCCACAGTCTCCCGCAGTTCCCGCACTTTCTCTTCTAGATTCAGGTTCCGGTCAGTCAGCATCTCCACCATCTCCTCGGCACCCAGAGCGGCGTCCACCTGTGTTGAAGGGAACGGACAGGGAAGAGTGCCGCTGTAAGGGCCGAGAGGGAAGAGGGCAGCAGCAGCGTCAGTACAGGGTCCGGGTGGGGGCGGTGCGCTCAGACCTGCTCCTTGAGCTCATCGATGGTGCTCTCGGCCTGGTTCAGCTCCTCCTGGAGACGCTCGCGCTGCTGCCTCACAACCTCCAGCTCCTGGTTCTTTTTTTCCATGAGCTTTTGGAGTTTCACATGCTCCTGCTTCTCTGAGGAAGAGAGATCTCGCATCCTGTGGAGATgcggaaggaggaagggagggagtcagagagaagacagagatggcAGAAAGCGTGTGTCAGACACAAGGTAATGAGTACTCAGACACTGAGGCAggacagggacagaggaaggCCTACCTCACCAGGGCGTCTTTCAGGCGGGCATTCTGCTCCTCTAGCTGCTTGAGCTGGTAGCTTGAAGCAGCCCCGTCTGAGCCTGTGAGAGCAACAGTGTGTTCGGCTGGTCCTACTCCACCAGCTGGCCCCCCTGTACACAGCCCCTTACCTTTCTCTTCAATTTCAGCCTTAAGGATCTCCAAGTCTGTGGTGAGCTCGTCCACACGCTCCTTCAGAGCCTCCACCTCCTGCTGCAGAGACTCAGCCCGCTCTTCGGCCATCTCCTTGTCCAGAGTGGCCATCTCAATGGCATCGGCTGTGTCTGCCATCTCCTCCATGTAACGCTCCTTTGCCTCCAGCGCCTCCTTGGCTTCCTGGAGGTtggaggtaggtggagaagagcAGAAGAGTCCCATGCTGCCCGTTCTCCCGAGGCACCCTATATTCCAGCCTGGATTCTGGTTCACCTCACCGCCCCAGACCAGCTTCATCCCAAGGCCCACCTTCCGCGCTTCTTTGAGGCGCCGCTGCAGGTCTGCCTGCTGCTCCTGCATTTTGCTCTTCCATTCCTGCACCTGCTCCAGCTGGATCTTGTGCTTCTCCAGCTCTTTCAGCTTTGCCTTGTCTTCAGATCGTTTCAGACGCAGGGTCTCCAGTTTCTCTTCCAGGTCCCGCACCTGGGCCctcagcccttcctcctcctgccaaGAAGAGATCCCATGGTTTCtgcacagcccccaccccaccttaaCAAAATTGAGCTGgagcaaagacaaaaatgtataaaaatatctctgtggggggctggagagatggctcggaggttaagagcattgcccgctcttccaaaggtcctgagttcaattcccagcaaccacatggtggctcacaatcatctgtaatgaggtctggtgccctcttctggccttcaggcatacacacagaaagaatattgtatacataataaataaataaaaaaaaatatctctgtgGACTGAGAACCAAGAGCAAGTGGCATACAGACATCAAGAGGAAAACGTGGCACACGACATATGGAGAAGGTATAAAAgcacaggaaggaagaacagCCCAGCCAAGAGCTGACCATCCACATGCCATGTCACTACTAGTGCTTTCCGACTCCAGCCCAGCACCTAGCCAGGGGTCACAGGCCCGTGGGTGCCTTAATTCCATCCTTACCTTCGAGGGAGATGGAAGTGGAGGTGCTGCTCCGGGAGAGGTGAGGGCCGGTGTGGGGATGATGGGCGCTGCCAGCGGAGTCTGAGCTGGGGTGCTGGGCTCACTGCTGCTTAGTTCACCGGCTGATGCTGATCCAGAGGGGCCCAGGGAGCTGCTGGCCCCCGTCGCCCCAGTACTGGCTGGGCGAGAAGGCTATTAAGAGGACAAGGGCAGGCCACAGAGAATGGAATATGGGGATGCGGAAGAAGAGACGGAGCAGGggaaggagcagaggagggaagacAGAGCGCATATGAAAGCACAAGGAGACCAAAGATGTGGAGGGGAGGGACAATGACGGAGTCCAAGAGCAGCAGGACGAAGgacagtggaggagaggaggagagacatAAGATTACAAGGTTCCTCCCTTGGCACAGTGTCCACACTCTCCTTGCTCTGCTACAACCTTCAGAACAGGATCTTACTCCCCAGAACTCCCTTCTGTGACCTACATGTGATTATTCTAGCAACTTCTAAATACTCCCATTCCCGTCCTTGTGCTGGGTCCATGTCCAGCTGCCCCAGCAGAGAAGCGTGCTTCAATGTCATTCCCAGAAGCAAAGAACAGATTAGAGATTGTTCTCAATTGTCATGTTCTCACAGAGGGCTGGAACAAAAACGTGGCATCAGGCTTGCCCCTCAGTCCTGAGAAACAAGCTGAATAGCACTCCTTTGGTCTATGTCAAGGGATCCTATAGGCTTTGGGCTGAGTCGGGAGCTGTAGATAGTCCACCCTGGGAACACAGTAGGTAGAGTATACCCCTCTACTTCCTCCCCAAGTACAAAGTTATAGTTAAGTAACAGAATCCAGGCCCCCGTAAGGTTAGAGTGGGGAGTTGCAGAGCTTCCAGGAAGCCACAAAGCCAAGGGTAGACAGTGCTGCCCCTGGTAATGCTGAAACCCAAAGTTCTCCTGGTGAGCAGACATGTGGAAACCACAGAGCACCCACAAATACTCTCCCCGAGACCTTCAGATAGCCACCCTCACCCAGATACTGTGCACTGCCAAGATCCTCACTTCTTTCAGTTTCACCCGTCAAAGCTGGTCAAAGCCTGTCTTGATTAGCCACAGCCCTGCtcactgctcttccctgctaAATCTACTGGCTAAGATGGCCTCTTAAGGGTCAGAGgttgccagggctggagagatgtctcagcaattaagagttctggctgcttttccagaggacccaggtttgactcccagcactcacgtggcaaCTCCCAAAAGATCTGACACCCTAtcttggcctctgagggcacacatatggtacacatacatgcaggcaacattcatacacataaaataaaaataaatcttaaaaaaaaggatGAGAAATCATTTTCCCAGGAGGGCCCAGTTACCAGCCTCAAGCCGCTCTTCTCCCTCAAGGGAACCCTTTGTACACAGTAACCAACATTTACTTGCTAGCATGCAtgaccacatacatgcacatgcctCAAACGTGTGTGcacttggcagtggcttacagaGACCTGCTTGTTCTCACCTTGGGCCGTCGAGTTGTGGTCTGGACATGCAACAGGAGCCAGAAGAGAAGGAGTCAGGAAAGAAAGGGTCATGGCAGGAGGACAGAGGTAGCAATGAGAGCAGAAACAGCAACAGACAGGGCTAGCCCCACCAATCCCGTCCCACTGCATCCCTCAGGGAATCACCATACCTACTCCAGGAACTCACACTCCAGCTGCCCTGTTCCTACCCTCGTTTTTACCCAACCCTTGTAGGCCTCACCCCTTCGGATACCATACAGATCCTAGAAGACCTTCCCTAGGCTGAGCCACATGAAAGCAAAGGCAGCAGCTGGCAAGAAGGTCTCCAGAGACTGTCCTTCTGTGAAGGTTCTCCCACTCCAGCCTAGGGGCCCCACCCAGACACCACTCCCAAGGACTTTACCAAGTCTGCCTCTTCCATCAAGTGCTAGACTCTAGAAAGAACACCCTATACAACCTGGCCCATGACAAGAGTACCACACACTCAGAAATGGGAACTCAGAACCCTCCAGATCCCTAAGACAGAACAAggctatcgtgtgtgtgtgtgcgtgtgtgcgcgcgcgtgtctGGGTCTTGCAGCAGGCTCTATCCCTAAGGCAGAGGGCTCAGGTGTCAGGACTATGAATACTGCACCAGTAAAAGCCCACAGCTCAGCAAAGTAACCCTCCCGCTGGAGGAAAGCAGTGGGGGTGGGCAGAGCACACAGGATTCACTGTTCCAAAGCAACCCAGGAGGCCTTTGGGTTACTTCGAAGTGGCAAGGGGCAATTAGCTCCAACTCCCAGAGGTCTGCTGGCTGTGCCTCGGGGCTCTAGCAAGGATTCGACTTGAGCTGTTTTCAGCAGACATTGAGTCCAAGAAGACCAATGCCCACCCTCTAGTCAGGACTAATTCACCATAGGTGTGAGTCAAAAGCTCTTCTAGGGTCCGCATCCTACCCTGATTAACTCCCTAGCACAAACTCTGGGGAGGCAGGATGATGGAAGAACAAGCAAAAGCTTAAGTAGGCATGCTTCAAGCACTGATCCACCTAGCCTGCTGCCTCAGGCTGGACCCCAGGAAACCCTCCCGAGTGAGTCTGCAGTAAAAATGGCCTGAAGCCCAAGCCTGTGAGGCCACTGGGTACAAGGCCTGGAACAGGCTCAATCAGAGCCCAAAGTATGTAGATCAAGAAACATACAGGGGTGGGGcacagtagtgacacacacctctccctaccccccctccccttcatccttaccctcctcccccagccagGTAGACTGACGAAGTCAaatcagcccccacccccaccccagcagcctGCTTCCATCGCCCTGGCAACCCGGCAGCAGGACCAGAGCAAGCAAGAGTACCTTTCGGGCTGTCGGTGCCTGTCTCATCATTGCAGAAAACCACAGAAagcaaggagaggaaagagagtgaggggcagaggagggcagacaaacacagggaggaaagacagacgaagggagggagggaaaggcgGCGGAGACAGGAGATTAGTGCATCAAATCCCAACAATGCAGCCTTAGCTTCCGGGCCTGCAAAGGACTGCTGCGGTGACACAGATGCCCTGGCAGGTGCGCAGCGAGCCAGCAGACGATTCCGAGCTCCGGTAGGCTCCAGCAGGCTCCCGGAGCCTTGCCTGGCCCAGGTCGCCAGCTTAAGCTGATGGCAGCCTCAGTGGCcgccgcagcagcagcagctccaccTGACGTCATGCACCCACCCTCTTCGGCTCCATGGGGGTGGAGCTACCAGTCCTAGGTCACCTAGCAACCACCCAGAACCGggtggctcctcctcctccgtaCGGGACTAAGTCCTGCGCAAAGCTGCCCTTCCTCTCCATCAAACACAAGGTTCTAGCCCCGCCCTCTTTTTCCCCTCCACCTCCAAGTCCTTGCTTCAAAAAGCTGGGCCAGGGCCACTTGCAGAAATGGCACATTAAGGAGTCAGGGAATTTGTGGACAGGAGCAGAGGGCCTGATGGCTCCATCAACCTCTCCTCATTACATTGTGGCCCCGACAAGCCCACTGCATCc
This genomic window from Microtus ochrogaster isolate Prairie Vole_2 chromosome 14 unlocalized genomic scaffold, MicOch1.0 chr14_random_3, whole genome shotgun sequence contains:
- the Dctn1 gene encoding dynactin subunit 1 isoform X5, whose amino-acid sequence is MSAEASARPLRVGSRVEVIGKGHRGTVAYVGATLFATGKWVGVILDEAKGKNDGTVQGRKYFTCDEGHGIFVRQSQIQVFEDGADTTSPETPDSSASKVLKREGADAATKTSKLRGLKPKKAPTARKTTTRRPKPSRPASTGATGASSSLGPSGSASAGELSSSEPSTPAQTPLAAPIIPTPALTSPGAAPPLPSPSKEEEGLRAQVRDLEEKLETLRLKRSEDKAKLKELEKHKIQLEQVQEWKSKMQEQQADLQRRLKEARKEAKEALEAKERYMEEMADTADAIEMATLDKEMAEERAESLQQEVEALKERVDELTTDLEILKAEIEEKGSDGAASSYQLKQLEEQNARLKDALVRMRDLSSSEKQEHVKLQKLMEKKNQELEVVRQQRERLQEELNQAESTIDELKEQVDAALGAEEMVEMLTDRNLNLEEKVRELRETVGDLEAMNEMNDELQENARETELELREQLDMAGARVREAQKRVEAAQETVADYQQTIKKYRQLTAHLQDVNRELTNQQEASVERQQQPPPETFDFKIKFAETKAHAKAIEMELRQMEVAQANRHMSLLTAFMPDSFLRPGGDHDCVLVLLLMPRLICKAELIRKQAQEKFDLSENCSERPGLRGAAGEQLSFAAGLVYSLSLLQATLHRYEHALSQCSVDVYKKVGSLYPEMSAHERSLDFLIELLHKDQLDETVNVEPLTKAIKYYQHLYSIHLAEQPEDSTMQLADHIKFTQSALDCMSVEVVRLRAFLQGGQEATDIALLLRDLETSCSDIRQFCKKIRRRMPGTDAPGIPAALAFGSQVSDTLLDCRKHLTWVVAVLQEVAAAAAQLIAPLAENEGLPVAALEELAFKASEQIYGSPSSSPYECLRQSCTILISTMNKLATAMQEGEYDAERPPSKPPPVELRAAALRAEITDAEGLGLKLEDRETVIKELKKSLKIKGEELSEANVRLSLLEKKLDSAAKDADERIEKVQTRLEETQTLLRKKEKDFEETMDALQADIDQLEAEKAELKQRLNSQSKRTIEGLRGPPPSGIATLVSGIAGEEQQRGATPGQAPGALPGPGLVKDSPLLLQQISAMRLHISQLQHENSILKGAQMKASLAALPPLHVAKLSLPPHEGPGGELVAGTLYRKTSQLLETLNQLSTHTHVVDITRTSPAAKSPSAQLMEQVAQLKSLSDTIEKLKDEVLKETVTQRPGATVPTDFATFPSSAFLRAKEEQQEDTVYMGKVTFSCAASLGQRHRLVLTQEQLHQLHSRLIS
- the Dctn1 gene encoding dynactin subunit 1 isoform X6; translated protein: MAQSKRHTYSRTPSGSRMSAEASARPLRVGSRVEVIGKGHRGTVAYVGATLFATGKWVGVILDEAKGKNDGTVQGRKYFTCDEGHGIFVRQSQIQVFEDGADTTSPETPDSSASKVLKREGADAATKTSKLPSRPASTGATGASSSLGPSGSASAGELSSSEPSTPAQTPLAAPIIPTPALTSPGAAPPLPSPSKEEEGLRAQVRDLEEKLETLRLKRSEDKAKLKELEKHKIQLEQVQEWKSKMQEQQADLQRRLKEARKEAKEALEAKERYMEEMADTADAIEMATLDKEMAEERAESLQQEVEALKERVDELTTDLEILKAEIEEKGSDGAASSYQLKQLEEQNARLKDALVRMRDLSSSEKQEHVKLQKLMEKKNQELEVVRQQRERLQEELNQAESTIDELKEQVDAALGAEEMVEMLTDRNLNLEEKVRELRETVGDLEAMNEMNDELQENARETELELREQLDMAGARVREAQKRVEAAQETVADYQQTIKKYRQLTAHLQDVNRELTNQQEASVERQQQPPPETFDFKIKFAETKAHAKAIEMELRQMEVAQANRHMSLLTAFMPDSFLRPGGDHDCVLVLLLMPRLICKAELIRKQAQEKFDLSENCSERPGLRGAAGEQLSFAAGLVYSLSLLQATLHRYEHALSQCSVDVYKKVGSLYPEMSAHERSLDFLIELLHKDQLDETVNVEPLTKAIKYYQHLYSIHLAEQPEDSTMQLADHIKFTQSALDCMSVEVVRLRAFLQGGQEATDIALLLRDLETSCSDIRQFCKKIRRRMPGTDAPGIPAALAFGSQVSDTLLDCRKHLTWVVAVLQEVAAAAAQLIAPLAENEGLPVAALEELAFKASEQIYGSPSSSPYECLRQSCTILISTMNKLATAMQEGEYDAERPPSKPPPVELRAAALRAEITDAEGLGLKLEDRETVIKELKKSLKIKGEELSEANVRLSLLEKKLDSAAKDADERIEKVQTRLEETQTLLRKKEKDFEETMDALQADIDQLEAEKAELKQRLNSQSKRTIEGLRGPPPSGIATLVSGIAGEEQQRGATPGQAPGALPGPGLVKDSPLLLQQISAMRLHISQLQHENSILKGAQMKASLAALPPLHVAKLSLPPHEGPGGELVAGTLYRKTSQLLETLNQLSTHTHVVDITRTSPAAKSPSAQLMEQVAQLKSLSDTIEKLKDEVLKETVTQRPGATVPTDFATFPSSAFLRAKEEQQEDTVYMGKVTFSCAASLGQRHRLVLTQEQLHQLHSRLIS